The proteins below come from a single Metarhizium brunneum chromosome 1, complete sequence genomic window:
- the APA2 gene encoding Diadenosine 5',5'''-P1,P4-tetraphosphate phosphorylase 2, producing the protein MARALSAPSNLPSLVKTTFAKALSGGDLHYFPTKVTVLPVNSVPFQLRFSPALASKPKPPPQQDASPSPNQPSDPFANPPPALYIADVGPSHYLVLNKFAIVPEHFILATKEFKQQTDALEEADLEATLACIEAFARADGEGLFAFFNSGEHSGASQPHRHIQLLPIARMRDGLVSGDDDGHAPWDVLAHDGGRLEQAPFAVFSEPIAPGMSGADVHGAYVRLCGRARRAVGERAPREGEMSYNMAVTRNRLVICPRLAEGAAVCGRGGQDVGRLALNGTVLAGTALVRSEDEWEALRANPGCLADVLGKIGLPGQV; encoded by the exons ATGGCCCGCGCACTCAGCGCACCATCCAACCTCCCGTCACTCGTCAAGACCACGTTTGCAAAGGCCCTCTCGGGAGGCGACCTGCATTACTTCCCGACAAAGGTCACCGTCCTACCCGTCAACTCGGTCCCC TTCCAACTCCGCTTCTCGCCAGCACTCGCCAGCAAGCCCAAACCACCACCGCAGCAAGATGCGTCACCGTCCCCCAACCAGCCGTCTGATCCGTTTGCCAACCCCCCGCCGGCACTGTACATTGCCGACGTCGGCCCATCGCACTACCTGGTGCTCAACAAGTTCGCCATAGTACCAGAGCACTTCATCCTCGCCACAAAGGAGTTCAAGCAGCAGACCGACGCGCTGGAAGAGGCCGACCTGGAGGCCACGCTCGCGTGCATAGAGGCATTCGCGCGGGCCGACGGCGAAGGGCTGttcgccttcttcaacagcgGCGAGCACTCGggcgccagccagccccaCAGGCACATCCAGCTGCTCCCCATTGCCAGGATGCGCGACGGGCTGGTGTCaggagacgacgacggccacgcGCCGTGGGACGTCTTGGCGCACGACGGGGGGCGTCTCGAGCAGGCGCCGTTTGCGGTGTTCTCGGAGCCCATAGCGCCGGGCATGTCGGGCGCCGATGTACACGGCGCGTATGTGCGTTTGTGCGGGCGGGCGCGCAGGGCCGTCGGCGAGCGGGCGCCGCGTGAGGGCGAGATGAGCTACAACATGGCCGTGACGAGGAACCGGCTCGTGATTTGCCCGAGGCTGGCGGAGGGCGCGGCGGTCTGCGGCCGGGGGGGGCAGGACGTGGGCCGGCTCGCGCTCAACGGGACGGTGCTGGCTGGCACGGCGCTGGTCAGGAGCGAGGACGAGTGGGAGGCGCTGCGGGCGAATCCTGGCTGTCTGGCGGATGTGCTGGGGAAGATTGGGCTGCCGGGACAAGTCTAG
- the scs3 gene encoding FIT family protein: MVTTRRSAGSSMEPTATGSTARQPQNLSPPRNPPLLPTPTERLLLAVFPLVLVFGTLFSVLSPETRSAHYDHMTQSHSQDPSAAPSYFARKSNIFNVVFVKRGWGWTTFAFYFFLFTHPSGGAGGLDITPRRLRAVLRWAAVTAWWFLVTQWCFGPPMIDRGFRWTGGKCDMAERDVLQGSADIGEAFTAVACKAAGGKWNGGHDISGHVFLLVLGTCFLAQEIGWAVSRWSSRLAEERCIVLPDGAVKSANVEAETAAGQGGGYALGIGTRTALGVAGLNLWMLLMTAIYFHTWFEKLTGLLTALVGVYLVYIVPRVVPAVRAVIGLPGV, translated from the exons ATGGTAACGACCCGGCGCAGCGCAGGCTCGTCCATGGAACCGACCGCCACGGGCTCAACCGCGCGGCAACCGCAGAACTTGTCGCCGCCTCGCAACCCGCCTCTGCTCCCAACGCCGACCGAGCGCCTCCTACTCGCCGTCTTCcctctcgtcctcgtcttcggcaCTCTATTCTCTGTCCTGTCTCCCGAAACCCGTTCCGCGCACTACGACCACATGACGCAGTCGCACTCGCAAGACCCCTCCGCGGCGCCCAGCTACTTTGCCCGCAAGTCCAATATCTTCAACGTGGTCTTTGTGAAGCGCGGCTGGGGATGGACTACATTCGCATTCTACTTCTTCCTGTTTACGCACCCTAGTGGTGGTGCCGGCGGTCTGGACATTACGCCACGACGACTACGGGCGGTGCTGCGTTGGGCGGCTGTCACGGCGTGGTGGTTCCTGGTCACGCAGTGGTGCTTCGGCCCGCCCATGATTGACCGCGGCTTCAGGTGGACGGGTGGGAAATGCGACATGGCTGAGCGGGATGTTCTGCAGGGCAGCGCTGATATCGGCGAGGCCTTCACCGCCGTGGCATGCAAGGCAGCCGGCGGGAAGTGGAACGGTGGACATGACATCTCGGGACATGTAtttctgctggtgctgggTACGTGTTTCCTGGCTCAGGAGATTGGGTGGGCGGTAAGCAGATGGAGCAGCAGATTGGCCGAGGAGAGATGCATCGTCTTGCCTGATGGGGCGGTGAAGAGCGCCAATGTCGAGGCTGAGACGGCCGCCGGGCAAGGAGGAGGATACGCCCTTGGAATTGGGACAAGGACGGCTCTTGGAGTGGCGGGCTTGAATCTGTGgatgctgttgatgacggcAATTTATTTCCATACGTGGTTTGAGAAG CTTACCGGACTACTGACGGCTCTTGTCGGAGTGTATCTGGTATATATTGTTCCTCGGGTCGTACCCGCTGTGAGAGCAGTAATTGGATTGCCCGGGGTATAA